A part of Caretta caretta isolate rCarCar2 chromosome 1, rCarCar1.hap1, whole genome shotgun sequence genomic DNA contains:
- the LOC142071536 gene encoding uncharacterized protein LOC142071536, protein MQSSSAEVTMMESQNRKRAPAWTEREVRDLIAVWGEESVLSELRSSFRNAKTFLKISQGMKDRGHNRDPKQCRVKLKELRQAYQKTREANGRSGSEPQTCRFYDELHAILGGSATTTPAVLFDSFNGDGGNTEVGFGDEEDDEEEVVDSSQQASGETGFPDSQELFLTLDLEPVPPEPTQGCLLDSAGGEGTSAACVSMITGSSPSQRLVKLRKKKKRTRDEMFSELMLSSHTDRAQTNAWRQIMSECRKAQNDREERWRAEESKWRAEESKWRAEDRAEAQRWRQRDERRQDSMLRLLQDQTSMLQCMVELQQRQLEHRLPLQPLCNQPPSSPSSIASTPRRPRTRWGGLRPTSHSPTEDCPKKRRLSFNKF, encoded by the exons atgcagagctcatcagcagaggtgaccatgatggagtcccagaatcgcaaaagagctccagcatggactgaacgggaggtacgggatctgatcgctgtttggggagaggaatccgtgctatcagaactccgttccagttttcgaaatgccaaaacctttctgaaaatctcccagggcatgaaggacagaggccataacagggacccgaagcagtgccgcgtgaaactgaaggagctgaggcaagcctaccagaaaaccagagaggcgaacggccgctctgggtcagagccccaaacatgccgcttctatgatgagctgcatgccattttagggggttcagccaccactaccccagccgtgttgtttgactccttcaatggagatggaggcaatacagaagtaggttttggggacgaagaagatgatgaggaggaggttgtagatagctcacagcaagcaagcggagaaaccggttttcccgacagccaggaactgtttctcaccctagacctggagccagtaccccccgaacccacccaaggctgcctcctggactcagcaggcggagaagggacctctg ctgcatgtgtttcaatgatcacaggatcttctccttcccagaggctagtgaagcttagaaagaaaaaaaaacgcactcgcgatgaaatgttctccgagctcatgctgtcctcccacactgacagagcacagacgaatgcgtggaggcaaataatgtcagagtgcaggaaagcacaaaatgaccgggaggagaggtggagggctgaagagagtaagtggcgggctgaagagagtaagtggcgggctgaagacagggctgaagctcaaaggtggcggcagcgtgatgagaggaggcaggattcaatgctgaggctgctgcaggaccaaaccagtatgctccagtgtatggttgagctgcagcaaaggcagctggagcacagactgccactgcagcccctctgtaaccaaccgccctcctccccaagttccatagcctccacacccagacgcccaagaacacggtggggaggcctccggccaaccagccactcccccacagaggattgcccaaaaaaaagaaggctgtcattcaataaattttaa